In Sulfurisphaera javensis, a single genomic region encodes these proteins:
- a CDS encoding MFS transporter has translation MIKRDTKWLYLTLPYNATIGPISTLITLQIISLGGNAIDVAYVISLGNLILIPSSIFWGFRADKMSRKKQILISFSGTTVSLLLLSYSRNLSLIALGYSLLIFTSTASTTPFNLLVMESAEKKEWGSLFSRFSLFSSIGTLIGLLLSTFLVIYLRIFQIIFILALIMGITTAISVKILPNPIITFERTAILHHRESFFTRLLHLPLMFLHLPNPHNFKLFRLSRLLRKPINYIPLLYIAIIIFYISSGIFNTVYPASLYVKGLDKSEALLVITIGMVFQIVGFRVVERIISEKNETDLAHKSLLLRGTSYIVLGIGALLFNGFGILLLGIIFYPLAAGIAFAIFYSASNTLIFKIVGERSQGKNLGVYSTVVGISLFIGSLLSGYITHYLSYGIDFIIAGILLYVSSLIFRYLEEG, from the coding sequence TTGATAAAGAGAGACACTAAATGGCTTTACTTAACATTACCATATAACGCTACTATAGGACCAATCTCCACATTAATAACATTACAAATAATTTCTTTAGGAGGTAATGCTATAGATGTAGCCTATGTAATTTCCTTAGGAAATTTAATTCTTATACCATCTTCTATTTTTTGGGGATTTAGAGCTGATAAAATGAGCAGAAAAAAACAAATTCTAATTAGCTTTTCTGGAACTACAGTATCTTTATTACTCTTATCTTATTCTAGGAATTTATCTTTAATAGCATTAGGTTATTCATTGTTAATATTCACTAGCACAGCTTCAACAACCCCATTCAACCTTTTAGTGATGGAATCTGCTGAGAAGAAAGAATGGGGATCTTTATTTTCTAGGTTTTCTTTATTTTCCTCAATAGGAACTCTAATAGGATTATTACTATCTACATTTCTAGTAATATATTTAAGGATTTTTCAAATAATCTTCATACTAGCTTTAATAATGGGAATAACTACAGCTATCTCAGTAAAAATATTACCAAATCCGATAATAACATTTGAAAGAACAGCAATTCTTCATCATAGAGAGTCATTCTTTACAAGACTATTACATTTACCTTTAATGTTTTTACATTTGCCAAATCCTCATAATTTCAAATTATTTAGATTAAGTAGATTATTAAGAAAACCTATAAATTATATTCCTTTACTTTACATAGCAATTATAATTTTTTACATAAGTAGTGGTATATTCAATACAGTTTATCCAGCAAGCCTTTATGTTAAAGGATTAGACAAATCTGAAGCACTTTTAGTTATAACTATTGGTATGGTGTTTCAAATAGTTGGTTTTAGAGTTGTTGAAAGGATAATAAGTGAAAAGAATGAAACTGATTTAGCTCATAAGTCTCTATTACTAAGAGGAACATCCTACATTGTTCTTGGGATAGGCGCATTACTGTTTAACGGTTTCGGTATTCTATTACTTGGAATTATATTTTACCCTTTAGCTGCAGGAATTGCATTTGCAATATTTTACTCAGCTTCTAATACTTTGATATTTAAAATAGTTGGAGAAAGATCTCAAGGCAAAAACCTAGGAGTTTATAGTACAGTAGTGGGTATCTCTCTATTTATAGGCAGCTTACTTTCTGGCTATATTACACATTATTTAAGTTATGGTATAGACTTTATTATAGCTGGGATTTTGCTTTATGTTTCTTCTTTAATATTTAGATATCTAGAAGAGGGTTAA
- a CDS encoding 2-oxoacid:acceptor oxidoreductase family protein: protein MLIELALRGRGGQGVVTAGELMVKAMVIEDKYAQSIPFYGGERRGAPVVSFLRLSDQPILLHREVYNSDGVAVFDPSLIQIMNITEGIKENGFLLINTPEAKKWWKNEYIIDATSIAKELGLVVAGWAVVNTTMIGALAKVLGQPSLSSLEEAVKEEFPGKLGELNAEAVERGYKEVKKVD from the coding sequence ATGCTTATAGAACTAGCATTAAGAGGTAGAGGAGGCCAAGGAGTAGTTACTGCTGGGGAGTTAATGGTAAAGGCCATGGTTATTGAAGATAAATATGCCCAATCAATTCCATTTTATGGTGGTGAGAGAAGAGGAGCACCAGTTGTCTCCTTCTTAAGACTTTCAGATCAACCAATTCTCTTACATAGAGAAGTTTATAATTCAGATGGCGTAGCAGTATTTGACCCTTCTCTTATTCAAATTATGAATATAACTGAAGGAATAAAAGAGAATGGATTTCTTTTAATAAATACTCCAGAAGCTAAAAAATGGTGGAAAAACGAATATATTATTGATGCAACTTCAATTGCAAAAGAACTAGGTTTAGTAGTTGCTGGATGGGCTGTTGTTAACACTACAATGATAGGCGCATTAGCAAAAGTCTTAGGTCAACCCTCACTTTCATCTTTAGAGGAGGCAGTAAAGGAAGAGTTTCCAGGTAAATTAGGTGAATTGAATGCAGAAGCTGTTGAAAGGGGGTATAAGGAGGTGAAAAAGGTTGATTAA
- a CDS encoding 4Fe-4S binding protein: MIKVPEGIPIARPKIGSAGKTGLWRVERPEIHYDKCTKCRLCVLYCPENTIDLLENLYPQIDYDYCKGCGVCAQVCPTKAIEMVKEVK; this comes from the coding sequence TTGATTAAAGTACCAGAAGGAATTCCAATAGCTAGACCAAAAATAGGCTCAGCTGGAAAAACTGGTTTATGGAGAGTAGAAAGACCAGAAATACATTATGACAAATGTACGAAATGTAGGCTTTGTGTGCTATATTGCCCAGAAAATACTATTGATTTGCTTGAGAACCTTTATCCTCAAATAGATTATGATTATTGCAAGGGTTGTGGTGTTTGTGCTCAAGTTTGTCCTACAAAAGCAATTGAAATGGTAAAGGAGGTGAAATAA